The sequence GCCTCCTCACATACAAAGCTTCCATCAGGTTTTGTACGAGACTCGATAAAAAACTCTGCTCGACTTGGTGTTTTTccagttttgattttcttcattAAAGATACATGCataaataatatagaatatCAGTATAAGAAACTAATGTTTTGTCAAAACTAAATTACTCACAATCTCATTTCTTCTCCTTGGAAAGCTCTTCCTTCCACATAAGTGAGGCATGGTATTGTGTTTTTGGCTCTTTGTATTCCGTTCTTGCATTTTCTGAAAGCTCAcatattagaagaaaaatagtTGCATTGGATGTAAAGACATTCAACTACATGTAGATacttaacacaaaaaaaaactatacctTCCACTTCTCATCAAATCTCGTCCGAACAAATTGACCCCACTGAAGTTCAGGAATTTTGTCGGGTCGATTCATCAACGTTTCATTCAAAGTAtcttttttgtgttctttccAAAGCCGGCGTTTGACATCCTTGCATCTGCTACCTAGTGCACCCATCACATATTCTTTTCTAATCACAGGATCATCAAATCTGAATTTGGACTGCAACGACAAACCATAAAACTTGCTATCAAACCAATTTATTGTCTTGTAATGATGAATATGAACTAGATTTTACCTGAATTGTGTTCCATGCCGTATCTTTTATATAAGAATTAACACACCTCCAGTCGTTGTAGTTAATGGGTATCAAATTTGCATCATGACTTAATTGACCTAACCATGATCCAAGTAAACCTCCGGAATCTCCAATTGGTTGACCGCTATCTTCGTCGAAATGCACTATCACTTTAGTACCTTGTAACTTCCATACATCTTTCGATGTCAACATTTTTCCTTCTATGTTTCCATCAGTATCTTGTtgatgatacatatatatatatatatgaaaaattgatCAGTATAATTAACATAAAAGGAACAAATAtacatgtacatatataaaCACTGATCgcttaaacaatatataattgaaCTGATTCagtatcaaaaacaaaagagtgtATCCAATGCTATATTACGTTACGTATAATCATCGTAAATCAGtttaaaaacagttttaagAACAGTTCAATCAGAAAATGACTTTCAATAATATAACTCAAATAATTACCTATGA comes from Camelina sativa cultivar DH55 chromosome 19, Cs, whole genome shotgun sequence and encodes:
- the LOC104766344 gene encoding uncharacterized protein LOC104766344 → MDFMDSETQRPDDLSQLEADYSIPPPLAPECKSFKWKIQIIDTDGNIEGKMLTSKDVWKLQGTKVIVHFDEDSGQPIGDSGGLLGSWLGQLSHDANLIPINYNDWRCVNSYIKDTAWNTIQSKFRFDDPVIRKEYVMGALGSRCKDVKRRLWKEHKKDTLNETLMNRPDKIPELQWGQFVRTRFDEKWKKMQERNTKSQKHNTMPHLCGRKSFPRRRNEIKIKTGKTPSRAEFFIESRTKPDGSFVCEEAKTHAEALTTLLIQNPQVTTNVTASLDDEYAQVFGPERPGRVRCVGRGPTPSKLGKRSNVARADVENSEMVVQLKGKVEELGTQVKAMSTFIQQILGTSTGEQATVWATAFANIPNPALLNISNVPNPQEDDDGLDRR